The following proteins come from a genomic window of Pyxidicoccus sp. MSG2:
- a CDS encoding acyl-CoA dehydrogenase family protein → MDFEPSARTKDYLERIKRFMREHVDPVESRYREEVNATCHGGDWKTWKVPAVMEELKARAKAEGLWNLFLPDTKLGAGLTVLEYAPLAEEMGRSFIAPEVFNCSAPDTGNMEVLWKYGSEEQQARWLTPLLAGEIRSVFCMTEPEVASSDATNMQATAVVDGNDVVLNGGKWWSSGLGHPNAKVIIFMARTPDTGGDRHHQHSMVLVPMDARGVNIKRMLPVFGDFDAPHGHGEVHFDNVRVPASDIISGPGMGFEIAQGRLGPGRIHHCMRCLGAAEKALELMIDRGMKRTAFGKQLLNLGGNRERVAEARVAIDQARLLTLYAAWKMDQVGALGAMTEISAIKVAAPNVLQKVVDDAIQIHGGAGVSQDTLLSGFFAQARTLRLADGPDEVHKGLIARIELAKRGHSRS, encoded by the coding sequence GAGTCCCGCTACCGCGAGGAGGTGAACGCCACCTGCCACGGCGGCGACTGGAAGACGTGGAAGGTGCCGGCGGTGATGGAGGAACTGAAGGCCCGGGCGAAGGCGGAGGGGTTGTGGAACCTCTTCCTTCCCGACACGAAGCTCGGCGCGGGCCTCACCGTCCTCGAGTACGCGCCGCTGGCCGAGGAGATGGGCCGCAGCTTCATCGCCCCCGAGGTCTTCAACTGCAGCGCCCCCGACACCGGCAACATGGAGGTGCTCTGGAAGTACGGCTCCGAGGAACAGCAGGCGCGCTGGCTCACCCCTCTGCTGGCGGGCGAAATCCGCTCGGTGTTCTGCATGACGGAGCCCGAGGTGGCCTCGTCGGACGCCACCAACATGCAGGCCACCGCCGTCGTGGACGGCAATGACGTCGTCCTCAACGGCGGCAAGTGGTGGTCTTCCGGCCTGGGCCACCCGAACGCGAAGGTCATCATCTTCATGGCCCGCACGCCCGACACCGGAGGCGACCGCCACCACCAGCACTCCATGGTGCTGGTGCCCATGGACGCCAGGGGCGTCAACATCAAGCGCATGCTGCCCGTGTTCGGCGACTTCGACGCCCCGCACGGCCACGGCGAAGTCCACTTCGACAACGTGCGCGTGCCCGCCTCCGACATCATCTCCGGCCCCGGCATGGGCTTCGAGATTGCCCAGGGACGGCTCGGGCCCGGACGCATCCACCACTGCATGCGCTGCCTCGGCGCGGCGGAGAAGGCGCTGGAGTTGATGATTGACCGGGGCATGAAGCGCACTGCCTTCGGCAAGCAGCTGCTCAACCTGGGCGGCAACCGCGAGCGCGTCGCCGAGGCCCGCGTCGCCATCGACCAGGCTCGGCTGCTGACGCTCTACGCCGCGTGGAAGATGGACCAGGTCGGCGCACTCGGGGCGATGACGGAGATTTCCGCCATCAAGGTGGCCGCGCCCAACGTGCTCCAGAAGGTGGTGGACGACGCCATCCAGATTCACGGCGGCGCGGGCGTGTCCCAGGACACCCTGCTGTCCGGCTTCTTCGCGCAGGCGCGCACCCTGCGGCTCGCGGACGGCCCGGACGAGGTCCACAAGGGCCTCATCGCCCGCATCGAGCTGGCGAAGCGCGGCCACTCCCGGAGCTGA